From the genome of Miscanthus floridulus cultivar M001 chromosome 10, ASM1932011v1, whole genome shotgun sequence, one region includes:
- the LOC136484802 gene encoding multiple organellar RNA editing factor 1, mitochondrial-like: MALALRLRRVLAAASTSAPLLRPSASVARPSSPLAPPASSPVAPLPQAPWRFLPGGAAAGFRSTAAAAARGGDHFGADDSQISPDEILFEGCDYNHWLITMEFPDPKPSREEMIETFLQTLAKVVGSYEEAKKRMYAFSTTTYVGFQAVMTEEMSEKFKGLPGVVFILPDSYLYPETKEYGGDKYDNGVITPRPPPVHYSKPSRTDRNRNYRGNYQDGPPQQVNYQDNRPPQSGYQNNLPQQGNFQTYRSQQDGRGYAPQQNYAQGGHDGRGFGRSDYTDRSGYNGPPGGFQGQAQYQGHVNSAGQDQGYNSPQERRNFPQGQGGGYRPGGPSAPGSYGQPSAPGSYGQPSAPGSYGQPLTPGSYGQSSTPGNYGQVPPSANPGGNRVPGVNPSYCGDSRQGTGPAYGGDNWQIGSGQYPSPGEGQGNWQGKQ, translated from the exons ATGGCCCTCGCGCTGCGCCTCCGGCGGGTCCTCGCCGCGGCCTCCACCTCGGCGCCCCTGCTCCGCCCGTCCGCCTCAGTCGCCCGTCCCTCCTCCCCCCTCGCGCCCCCCGCCTCCTCCCCTGTCGCGCCACTCCCGCAGGCGCCGTGGCGGTTCCTtcccggcggcgccgccgccgggttccggtccacggcggcggcggctgcgcggGGCGGGGACCACTTCGGGGCTGACGACAGCCAGATCTCCCCCGACGAGATCCTCTTCGAGGGCTGCGACTACAACCACTGGCTCATCACCATGGAGTTCCCGGACCCCAAGCCGTCGCGCGAGGAGATGATTGAGACCTTCCTCCAGACCCTCGCCAAGGTCGTAGGGAG TTAtgaggaggccaagaagaggatgTATGCTTTTAGTACGACGACTTATGTTGGTTTTCAGGCTGTAATGACCGAGGAAATGTCAGAAAAATTTAAAG GTTTGCCTGGAGTAGTTTTCATTCTGCCTGATTCATACCTATATCCAGAAACAAAGGAGTACGGAG GAGACAAATATGACAATGGTGTCATCACTCCAAGGCCACCACCTGTTCATTATAGCAAACCATCAAGAACTGACAGGAACCGTAACTACCGAGGAAACTACCAGGATGGCCCTCCACAGCAAGTAAATTACCAGGACAACCGGCCTCCACAAAGTGGTTACCAGAACAACCTGCCACAGCAAGGAAACTTCCAGACATACCGCTCACAGCAAGACGGAAGGGGCTATGCCCCACAGCAGAATTATGCACAAGGTGGGCATGATGGTAGAGGTTTTGGAAGGAGTGATTACACAGACCGTTCAGGCTACAATGGACCACCTGGTGGTTTTCAAGGTCAAGCTCAGTACCAAGGGCATGTAAATTCGGCTGGACAAGATCAAGGTTATAACAGCCCCCAAGAGCGCAGGAACTTCCCGCAAGGGCAGGGAGGAGGTTATAGGCCTGGTGGTCCTTCAGCACCTGGGTCTTATGGCCAACCATCAGCACCTGGGTCTTATGGCCAACCATCAGCACCTGGATCTTATGGTCAACCTTTGACACCTGGATCTTATGGTCAATCATCAACACCTGGTAACTATGGGCAGGTGCCTCCATCAGCGAATCCAGGTGGTAACAGAGTTCCTGGTGTGAATCCTAGTTATTGTGGGGATAGCAGACAGGGGACAGGACCGGCATATGGTGGAGATAACTGGCAAATAGGTTCTGGTCAGTATCCTAGCCCAGGTGAAGGACAAGGAAACTGGCAG GGAAAGCAGTAA
- the LOC136484801 gene encoding LOW QUALITY PROTEIN: methylthioribose-1-phosphate isomerase-like (The sequence of the model RefSeq protein was modified relative to this genomic sequence to represent the inferred CDS: inserted 1 base in 1 codon) — protein MVGSDALQSIVYARGSLRLLDQRKLPLEMDYIDVKNSADGWNAIRDMVVRGAPAIAIAAALALAVEVSDXRFIGTPGEAASFVSKKLEYLVSSRPTAVNLSDAATKLQTLVSKAAETAKDSKAIFQVYIEAAETMLVDDVADNKAIGSHGAVFLQRQLANSKKISVLTHCNTGSLATAGYGTALGVIRALHSGGVLEKAFCTETRPFNQGSRLTAFELVHEKIPATLIADSAAAALMKQGHVQAVIVGADRIAANGDTANKIGTYNLAISAKHHSVQFYVAAPVTSIDLSLPSGDEIVIEERSPKELLNSEGGLGKQVAASGISVWNPAFDVTPANLITAIITEKGVIAKTDADGSFDIKGFLQPAK, from the exons ATGGTGGGATCCGACGCGCTGCAGTCCATCGTCTACGCCCGTGGGTCGCTCCGCCTCCTTGATCAG AGGAAGCTGCCGCTCGAGATGGACTACATCGACGTCAAGAATTCCGCCGATGGCTG GAATGCAATAAGAGACATGGTTGTCCGTGGTGCTCCAGCAATAGCCATAGCAGCGGCACTAGCATTAGCTGTCGAAGTTTCTG TTAGATTCATTGGTACGCCTGGAGAAGCAGCTTCTTTTGTTTCCAAGAAATTGGAATACCTTGTATCCAG CCGACCAACTGCAGTGAACCTATCTGATGCTGCAACAAAGCTCCAAACTTTGGTATCAAAGGCAGCTGAAACTGCAAAAGATTCCAAGGCTATCTTTCAG GTCTACATTGAGGCCGCAGAGACAATGCTTGTTGATGATGTGGCAGATAATAAAGCTATTGGCTCACATGGAGCTGTATTTCTTCAAAGGCAGCTTGCAAATTCAAAAAAGATATCTGTTCTAACCCATTGTAATACTGGCAG TCTTGCAACTGCTGGTTATGGAACTGCCCTCGGGGTTATACGTGCTCTTCATTCGGGGGGAGTTTTAGAGAAGGCCTTTTGCACCGAAACTCGTCCATTTAACCAG GGATCCAGGCTTACAGCTTTCGAGTTAGTTCATGAAAAAATACCTGCAACACTGATAGCAgattctgctgctgctgcattgATGAAACAAGGGCATGTTCAGGCTGTCATCGTTGGTGCTGATCGAATAGCTGCAAATG GTGACACAGCCAACAAGATTGGCACATACAACCTCGCCATCTCCGCGAAGCATCACAGCGTCCAGTTCTATGTGGCAGCGCCGGTAACTTCCATTGATCTCTCCCTCCCATCTGGGGATGAAATAGTCATAGAGGAAAGATCACCCAAGGAGTTGCTGAACTCTGAAGGTGGTTTAGGAAAGCAAGTTGCTGCATCTGGTATATCAGTCTGGAACCCAGCTTTCGATGTTACTCCAGCAAATCTGATCACTGCAATCATAACAGAGAAG GGTGTGATCGCAAAAACTGATGCTGATGGATCTTTCGACATTAAAGGATTCCTTCAGCCTGCAAAATAA